The following proteins are encoded in a genomic region of Ursus arctos isolate Adak ecotype North America unplaced genomic scaffold, UrsArc2.0 scaffold_32, whole genome shotgun sequence:
- the FNDC10 gene encoding fibronectin type III domain-containing protein 10 has translation MRAPPLLLLLAACAPPPCAAAAPTPPGWDPAPDAPWCPYKVLPEGPEAGGGRLCFRSPARGFRCQAPGCAAHASASRSLRASVLRNRSVLLQWRLAPAEARRVRAFALNCSWRGAYTRFPCERVLLGASCRDYLLPDVHDGVRYRLCLQPLPLRAEPAAAAAPEPAGPAECVEFAAEPAGMREIVVAMTAVGGSICVMLVVICLLVAYITENLMHPAFGRPGLRRQP, from the coding sequence ATGCGCGccccgccgctgctgctgctgctggccgcCTGCGCGCCACCGCcctgcgccgccgccgccccgacGCCGCCGGGCTGGGACCCGGCGCCCGACGCGCCCTGGTGCCCCTACAAGGTGCTGCCTGAGGGCCCCGAGGCGGGCGGCGGGCGCCTGTGCTTCCGCAGCCCCGCGCGCGGCTTCCGCTGCCAGGCGCCCGGCTGCGCGGCGCACGCCTCGGCTAGCCGCTCGCTGCGCGCCAGCGTCCTGCGCAACCGCAGCGTGCTGCTGCAGTGGCGCCTGGCGCCGGCCGAGGCGCGCCGCGTGCGCGCCTTCGCGCTCAACTGCTCGTGGCGCGGCGCCTACACGCGCTTTCCGTGCGAGCGCGTGCTGCTCGGCGCCTCCTGCCGCGACTACCTGCTGCCCGACGTGCACGACGGCGTGCGCTACCGCCTGTGCCTGCAGCCGCTGCCGCTGCGCGCcgagcccgccgccgccgccgccccagAGCCCGCCGGGCCCGCCGAGTGCGTGGAGTTCGCTGCCGAGCCCGCCGGCATGCGGGAGATCGTGGTGGCCATGACGGCGGTGGGCGGCTCTATCTGCGTCATGCTGGTGGTCATCTGCCTGCTCGTGGCCTACATCACCGAGAACCTCATGCACCCGGCTTTCGGGCGCCCCGGCCTGCGCAGGCAGCCCTGA
- the LOC113270683 gene encoding collagen alpha-1(III) chain-like, with protein MVTPPPAGAWPQVPRAGRAGLRVPAGSPVLLGPQEPNPRWPPGRHSFGAQADKEPGSFPSRLTLLGSAPPVPGVVTGAPRPPPFDNVYHTLPDVNAPSVRFWRGGEPGPFPGTVQEASPSLSGHGPGLPPSRPASCGRVRHLRCWASWELWFGPAPPAPATAGCRLQLPAGPAAAPGAPSSGSSAASAGGLRAAGRPGCRGLSSRGAAGRLPHTPKPLAGHWQIDSALLWPWSPQAERAGRKLPGATGLDGSGLALKLGKARGQPPSLQASGLQPNRLKAGRGGDWTARQVSS; from the exons ATGGTCACGCCCCCTCCCGCGGGGGCGTGGCCGCAAGTTCCGCGCGCCGGCCGCGCTGGCCTCCGGGTCCCGGCGGGGTCGCCCGTGTTGCTCGGCCCGCAGGAGCCCAATCCTCGGTGGCCTCCGGGGCGCCACAGTTTCGGAGCCCAAGCGGACAAGGAGCCCGGCTCCTTCCCATCCAGGCTCACGCTGCTCGGCTCCGCGCCCCCGGTCCCCGGCGTGGTGACAGGTGCGCCGAGGCCGCCGCCTTTTGACAACGTGTACCACACGCTGCCCGACGTGAACGCGCCCTCTGTCCGCTTTTGGCGCGGAGGCGAGCCCGGGCCCTTCCCGGGAACAGTGCAGGAGGCTTCCCCGTCGCTGTCGGGGCACGGGCCGGGACTCCCTCCCTCACGCCCCGCCTCCTGCGGCCGCGTGCGTCACCTTCGTTGCTGGGCCTCCTGGGAGTTGTGGTTCGGACCCGCCCCTCCGGCTCCGGCGACAGCGGGCTGCAGACTACAACTCCCGGCAGGCCCCGCGGcggccccaggagccccgagcTCGGGGTCCTCGGCTGCCTCAGCCGGTGGTCTCCGCGCGGCAGGGCGGCCTGGCTGTCGGGGGCTGAGCAGCAGAGGGGCCGCTGGCAGGCTGCCACACACACCGAAGCCGTTGGCAGGCCACTGGCAGATAGACTCGGCTCTTCTCTGGCCCTGGAGCCCCCAGGCCGAGCGGGCGGGACGCAAACTTCCGG GCGCCACAGGGTTGGATGGCTCAGGGCTTGCGCTGAAGCTCGGCAAGGCTAGAGGCCAGCCCCCAAGTCTCCAGGCGTCAGGGCTGCAGCCCAACAGGCTCAAGGCGGGCAGGGGGGGCGACTGGACGGCCAGACAGGTGAGCTCTTGA